The Hymenobacter sp. DG01 sequence AGCTGCTGCTACCCCCGCCCCGGCCGTAAAGTCACTGTAGCGTACAGTAAAAACACAAAAAGCCGCTCCTAAGGAGCGGCTTTTTGTGTTTTTGTCTTTCAATTCACGGGTAGTAAGTAAGTCAGTAAATATTTTTCAATAGTACCTTGTATTGCATAGTACGATTGTTACCTTTAGATCAGTTTGAATAAAATCTACTTTATCTTATAAAAGCCATGCGTCAAGTAAGTATCCTACTAGGAATAAGCGGCTGGCTATGGGCCGCCCCCAGCTTGGCCCAAACCTACGACCAACACCTGCAACAGGCGTCGGCCAAGTTGAGCCAGCAAGACTACTGCGGAGCGGTACCGCATTTTCAGGCGGCTTTTGCGGACAGCGCCAAAGCCGGCCCGTTCGATGTGTTTGCTGGCACCGTTGCGGCTGCCAACTGCCCGGCCCAGCGCACTCAGGCCCTGCGGTGGCTGCTCCGGATTACGCGTTTCGCTGAGCTGCCCGTCAGCAGCCAGGATGTGCGCAACATCGCCCAGGAAGCGGGCCTGCGTCCCCTGCACGATACCCCACAGTGGGCCTACTTCCTAGAGCAGCTGCAGGTCCACGCCACCCGGCGCGAAGCAGCGGCCCGCCTGGCTGCTGAGCAGTGGCTAACAACGACCCAACGCAATGCGCTACCCGCTGCCACCCGCCGCAAGCGGTACGGGGCCGCTACCCCTGGTTTCGCCCGCTACGTGTTGTCTGTCGATACTGTACGAGCCCCCTATCTGGTGTACGTGCCCAAGAGCTATAACCCCGCCACGCCGGCGCCCCTGCTGGTGTACCTGCACGGCGGTGTAGCCAGCGCTACCCAGTTTCAGGTGCAAGAGCCCAGGGTGGCGCAAGAACCCATTTTTCAGGCCGCTGAGCAGCAGCGGGCCATTGTGCTGTACCCGTATGGGCGCAAATCATTCGGGTGGTTGGAGCACGAAGCGGCCTTGGCGGCGGTGCGCCGCATGGTCGCCGACGTGCAGGCGCGCTACCATGTGGATGCCCGGCGCGTGTACCTGGGCGGCATGTCGAATGGCGGCACGGCGGCTTTCTGGTATGCGTGCCAGCAGCCTCAAGGTTTTGCCGGCTTCTACGCCTTGTCAGCCATGCCCGTGAGCAGCTTAGGTCCGTTGCGCTTTCAAACCCTGGGCCAGGGGGCGCCACTCTACTCACTGCATGCCGAAGATGATGAGGTGTATCCTTACCAGAAAGTAGCCGCCATTCACCAGCAGTATCGCGCCCAAGCTCCTAACTGGCATTTCGCGTCCCGGCCCGCCGGCGGCCACGGCTTCCTCTACGGCCCGGATGGAACTCAAGCGCTAGAGGAGTTGCTGAAGAAGATGATGTCCGCTACGGCACCTTAAATAATACTTTTTAAAATGTATTCAACCCCGCAGTTGGATGACCTCTACGGTTTGACTTCGCGCATTCGGGTGGCCGTACAGCGCCTTAACAAGCATTCTGTTCCACTGCTGCTCCTGCTATTGCTTATCACTAGCTTTGGGGGTAGCCCTGCCTGGGCGCAGACGGGCTATAACCGCTGGGACGCCAAGCCGGTAACCACGCCCAAACCCGCTACCTCTGCCGCGCAGCGAGGGGCGCAGTTGGCGAGGGCCAAAGCACGGCAGGATTCTATTGTCAGGGCTCAACATCTCTATCAGGATTCCCTCCGCATAGCCGCCGCCACCGCTCCAACACTACTAAAACGCGGCATTGGTCAACGAATCAAGGACAAGCGCCTCCAACCCGAAGACGCTACATACTTTGAGTACATCCGCCGATTCATCAAGTACCCAGTAGAAGCTTTGCGAGCCCAGATTGGAGGCGACGTAGTAATGAAGCTTTCCATTGACGCCACCGGGAGAGTAACACACCTAAAACTTGTGGAGAGCACTATTCCGCCGGGTGCTGCTGGGGAAGTTGCCATGATTCAGCAGGCCCGCTTGCTGCTGCGGCAGCTGCGGTTTGAGCTCGCTGCTGGGGTTACCGAAGAGGAAATGAGAATAGGGTATCGATTCGAATAAAGAGATGATATGCATGAGGTTGATATGCAGGGCGACGAGGTAACCGGTGGATACTACACCCGGATGCATCCTGCCACCTAGCTATGAAAGAGCTACCTCTTGGGTAGAAGAGAAGCTACGGCCTAAAGTAGATTCCTTACTTTTAGGCTCTCATTTGGCCTACCCCATGCATCAGTACCAAACCCTTCTGCAGCACATTCTCACGCACGGCACCCGCAAAACCGACCGTACCGGTACCGGTACGCTCTCCGTGTTCGGCTACCAGATGCGCTTTAACCTGCAGGAAGGCTTCCCCCTGGTGACCACCAAGAAGGTGCACCTGAAAAGCATCATCTACGAGCTGCTCTGGTTTCTGCGCGGTGATACTAACATTGCCTACCTCAAGGAGCACGGCGTAAGTATCTGGGATGAGTGGGCCGACGAGAACGGCGAGCTGGGGCCCGTGTACGGCAAGCAGTGGCGCGCCTGGACCGGCCCCGACGGCCAGACCATCGACCAGATCAGTGACATTGTGCGTCAGCTGCGCCAGACGCCCGATTCGCGCCGCATCGTGCTGTCGGCCTGGAACGTGGCCGACTTGCCCCAGATGAAGCTGCAGCCCTGCCACGCCCTGGTGCAGTTCTACGTGGCCGATGGCCGCCTCAGCTGCCAGCTCTACCAGCGCTCCGCCGACGTGTTCCTGGGCGTGCCCTTCAACATTGCGTCCTACGCCCTGCTCACCCTCATGATGGCCCAGGTAGTGGGGCTGGAGCCCGGCGAGTTTATCTGGACCGGCGGCGATACCCACCTCTACAGCAACCACCTGGAGCAGGCCCGCCTGCAGCTAGAGCGGGAGCCGCGCCCGCTGCCTCAGATGCGCCTGAACCCGGCCGTGCAGGACATCTTCGGCTTCCAGTTCGAGGATTTCAAGCTGGAAAACTACGACCCCTGGCCCGCCATCAAAGCGCCGGTAGCGGTATAAACGCTACTGAAAGCCGTGCTGGACATCGACGATATTATTGGAGAGGCCGTTGCGGAATCCATCTTCGGCAGCCTGTTTCGCTTTGTAGGCCGGCTATTGAAAGCGGTGTTTTTATTCGTGGTGTCGCCCTATTTATTGCTGCGGGGCTGGCTGCGCGTCAGGCCCCGCGCTGCCGGCGTACGGGAGCTATACCAGCAAGGCAAGCAGGCGGCCGC is a genomic window containing:
- a CDS encoding dienelactone hydrolase family protein, yielding MRQVSILLGISGWLWAAPSLAQTYDQHLQQASAKLSQQDYCGAVPHFQAAFADSAKAGPFDVFAGTVAAANCPAQRTQALRWLLRITRFAELPVSSQDVRNIAQEAGLRPLHDTPQWAYFLEQLQVHATRREAAARLAAEQWLTTTQRNALPAATRRKRYGAATPGFARYVLSVDTVRAPYLVYVPKSYNPATPAPLLVYLHGGVASATQFQVQEPRVAQEPIFQAAEQQRAIVLYPYGRKSFGWLEHEAALAAVRRMVADVQARYHVDARRVYLGGMSNGGTAAFWYACQQPQGFAGFYALSAMPVSSLGPLRFQTLGQGAPLYSLHAEDDEVYPYQKVAAIHQQYRAQAPNWHFASRPAGGHGFLYGPDGTQALEELLKKMMSATAP
- a CDS encoding energy transducer TonB, which produces MYSTPQLDDLYGLTSRIRVAVQRLNKHSVPLLLLLLLITSFGGSPAWAQTGYNRWDAKPVTTPKPATSAAQRGAQLARAKARQDSIVRAQHLYQDSLRIAAATAPTLLKRGIGQRIKDKRLQPEDATYFEYIRRFIKYPVEALRAQIGGDVVMKLSIDATGRVTHLKLVESTIPPGAAGEVAMIQQARLLLRQLRFELAAGVTEEEMRIGYRFE
- a CDS encoding thymidylate synthase — protein: MHQYQTLLQHILTHGTRKTDRTGTGTLSVFGYQMRFNLQEGFPLVTTKKVHLKSIIYELLWFLRGDTNIAYLKEHGVSIWDEWADENGELGPVYGKQWRAWTGPDGQTIDQISDIVRQLRQTPDSRRIVLSAWNVADLPQMKLQPCHALVQFYVADGRLSCQLYQRSADVFLGVPFNIASYALLTLMMAQVVGLEPGEFIWTGGDTHLYSNHLEQARLQLEREPRPLPQMRLNPAVQDIFGFQFEDFKLENYDPWPAIKAPVAV